The segment CCTATGATGATAAAGGCGGTGAAATACTGAAATACGAAGTTCCGGGAGACGAACTCATTTCATCAATTGCCTGGAGCGACGATAATGAGTTGCTTGTTGTTATCAAAAAAACTCTTTCTAATTGGCATGGTGAACACAGGAAATTTGGATACACCGAGAAAACAAAAAGCCTGAGGCTGCTAAAATTCAATTTGGCAACAAATAAATACAAAACATCACTGAAAGCTGAAACCCAGCCGGTTACTTTTGTTTTTAATGGCGCCCGATTTCATTGCCAGGAAATATCTCCTAATTCCAAATTCTTTACTTACTTTAACGGCAAAACCATTGAAGTTTTCAACATAAACAAGGGAGCCGTTGAACACTCCATCGATGTCGGTTCAGGCCCAAGAAAAGACTCAATGTCTGCTGGTCAGGATTCAATGAAGTACGTTGAAATTTATGGGGAGTTGCATGGCGTCTGGTGGGTGGACGAAAACCACTTGATTTTAGGCTGCGATGTACTAAGGGGCGATCCGGAGTACTTTCTTTGCTCTATGGATGATAAAAGAATTGAAGATGTCACCGCCTTT is part of the Desulfatibacillum aliphaticivorans DSM 15576 genome and harbors:
- a CDS encoding YncE family protein, with the translated sequence MKILKQLLIISVLGLVGCFGSSEQSIIDISSDGCHAKIELIVEAKYGVFIPSPEPPTIKSKTVRLNIHSIGNKDFSVNLGNVYKHAPPRFSIDAKISNDCKYIAAKTAGSVFAYDDKGGEILKYEVPGDELISSIAWSDDNELLVVIKKTLSNWHGEHRKFGYTEKTKSLRLLKFNLATNKYKTSLKAETQPVTFVFNGARFHCQEISPNSKFFTYFNGKTIEVFNINKGAVEHSIDVGSGPRKDSMSAGQDSMKYVEIYGELHGVWWVDENHLILGCDVLRGDPEYFLCSMDDKRIEDVTAFCLPSTVVGT